The Candidatus Babeliales bacterium genome includes a region encoding these proteins:
- a CDS encoding ATP-grasp domain-containing protein — translation MELKVLIAGISGASLGTEILKCLKLARDYTIYGADISPYAYGLYQNEFEKTFTVSSGSYISDILSIVQSYNIAVIIPGGEEPLSLLMANKHIFDEYNIRLAINDPATISVCQNKLKTFEFLQKHHIAIPRTERLVGTAQLASFDYPCIIKPSTDSGGSVFVSFAETEEEAISHYKHLKKIGISEIIIQEYISHQDGEFTVGVLSSPEGEIIDTVGLKKVFGCKMSYKEKSEKSIISSGYSQGLIDNFPEIHKQAEKISQTLQSKGPLNIQGRIKNSVFHPFEINCRFSASSYLRAMAGVNDIDIFIKSMLNLPYEPSPKKYGYYFRTLHEQFVPKNRIKEWSNG, via the coding sequence GTGGAACTGAAAGTTTTAATCGCTGGAATATCAGGGGCTTCCTTAGGTACAGAAATTTTGAAATGTCTAAAACTCGCACGGGACTACACCATCTATGGAGCAGACATATCACCATATGCGTACGGTCTTTATCAGAATGAATTCGAAAAAACATTTACCGTTTCTTCAGGATCCTATATTTCCGATATTCTTTCTATTGTTCAGTCTTATAATATTGCAGTGATTATACCGGGAGGAGAAGAGCCCCTGTCGCTCCTAATGGCAAACAAGCACATTTTTGATGAATACAACATTAGACTAGCCATAAATGATCCAGCCACCATTAGCGTCTGTCAAAACAAACTTAAGACATTTGAATTTCTCCAGAAACACCATATAGCAATTCCCCGGACCGAAAGGCTTGTTGGCACGGCGCAACTCGCATCATTTGATTATCCCTGCATTATAAAACCTTCCACTGATTCAGGTGGTAGTGTTTTTGTTTCCTTTGCCGAGACAGAAGAAGAAGCAATATCACACTACAAACACCTAAAAAAAATAGGAATTTCAGAAATTATCATCCAGGAATATATCTCTCACCAAGATGGCGAATTTACCGTCGGAGTTCTATCATCACCAGAGGGAGAGATTATCGATACCGTCGGACTCAAGAAAGTATTTGGTTGTAAAATGTCCTATAAAGAGAAATCCGAAAAAAGTATCATCTCTTCGGGATACAGCCAGGGACTCATCGATAATTTCCCAGAAATACACAAACAGGCTGAAAAAATTTCCCAAACGTTACAAAGCAAGGGTCCTCTCAATATCCAGGGTCGAATTAAAAACTCCGTCTTTCATCCTTTTGAAATCAACTGCCGATTTTCAGCAAGTAGCTATTTGCGAGCAATGGCAGGAGTAAATGACATTGATATTTTCATCAAATCAATGCTCAATCTCCCCTATGAACCAAGTCCAAAAAAATATGGCTACTACTTCAGAACTCTGCATGAACAATTCGTACCAAAAAATAGGATCAAAGAATGGTCAAATGGATAA
- a CDS encoding NAD-dependent epimerase/dehydratase family protein — translation MVKWITPFLGTTNYQSIPQGDYFLVDARELLDGPNNGVELVRSKVEAGTMALKEGRSVIVFCHYGISRSNAIATGILAQYKQWNFNQALEVVFKEIDESNIDFNMLQTVRDCLQHKPYNHKNILITGAHGFLGKRLHAKLQKEMLGAVEVHGIDVDTIDLCSDRMRLNQFVHEKEIEKIIHLAHPFPHNAQSTGNALCMLQNLLEVVHTNGLKMIFTSSWVVYENSSEKNICEKTALAPKTIYGMSKALCEHLISYYRKLYNANITIARLSPIYSTTKMPGFMSTFFEYAAQNKTIRTHLYENGSPAMQLLHVDDAINALFQASQHTNLPNSLNVSTHERYSVHEIAHMIKEIGCSKSAIQRCSMMGKTFTGKIDPSNTMGILDWKPNVRLQDGLTLINKQFQKETTWRKRPPTTQQSASL, via the coding sequence ATGGTCAAATGGATAACACCGTTCCTTGGAACAACAAATTACCAATCCATTCCTCAGGGAGATTATTTCCTTGTTGATGCTCGGGAACTTCTTGACGGTCCCAATAACGGTGTGGAACTGGTCCGGTCAAAAGTAGAGGCAGGAACAATGGCCCTAAAAGAAGGGCGGTCTGTCATTGTGTTTTGTCATTATGGCATCTCGCGTAGCAACGCTATCGCTACTGGTATACTTGCACAATATAAACAATGGAACTTTAACCAAGCATTGGAAGTCGTTTTTAAGGAAATAGACGAATCCAATATCGATTTCAATATGCTTCAAACAGTTAGAGACTGCCTACAGCACAAACCATATAATCACAAAAACATTCTCATCACCGGAGCCCATGGATTTTTGGGAAAACGACTACACGCAAAGCTGCAAAAGGAAATGCTTGGTGCAGTAGAAGTTCATGGTATTGATGTTGATACAATAGACTTGTGTTCTGATCGCATGCGACTAAATCAGTTTGTTCATGAAAAAGAAATTGAAAAGATTATACACCTAGCACACCCATTTCCACACAATGCACAATCTACGGGTAATGCCCTCTGTATGCTTCAGAACCTTCTTGAGGTTGTTCACACCAATGGTCTTAAAATGATATTTACTAGTAGTTGGGTTGTCTACGAAAATAGCTCCGAGAAAAATATCTGCGAAAAGACGGCACTCGCCCCGAAAACAATATATGGTATGTCCAAAGCGCTTTGTGAACACTTGATTTCATATTATAGAAAACTTTATAACGCCAATATAACGATCGCCAGGCTCTCACCAATTTACAGCACCACAAAAATGCCAGGATTTATGAGCACTTTTTTTGAATATGCAGCCCAAAATAAAACCATAAGAACACATTTGTACGAAAATGGCTCGCCTGCAATGCAGCTTCTTCACGTCGATGATGCCATCAATGCACTATTTCAAGCATCGCAGCACACTAATCTCCCGAATTCACTTAATGTATCAACTCATGAAAGGTATTCTGTTCATGAAATTGCGCACATGATCAAAGAGATCGGTTGTTCCAAGTCTGCCATACAAAGATGTTCCATGATGGGAAAAACCTTTACCGGAAAAATAGACCCATCAAATACAATGGGAATTCTAGACTGGAAACCCAACGTAAGGCTGCAAGATGGGCTCACATTGATAAATAAACAATTTCAAAAGGAAACGACGTGGAGAAAAAGGCCTCCAACTACACAACAGAGCGCAAGCTTGTAG
- a CDS encoding class I SAM-dependent methyltransferase yields MEKKASNYTTERKLVANYEWNRTHYKTYSGILSCFCAQSVIENSSGGTLLDLACGDGTITRLLSPHFDKIVGVDGSQKHLKLAQEKLPHAEFHASLIEEFEYNEQFDVTTLLLILEHVIDPVTLLQHVTKFLKPNGKMIIQVPNALACNRRIAKIMGTITSEYELSPFDINIAGHRRSYDKALLVKDITAAGLTVQSTGGIFYKMLSQSQMDWFLENGRWNNEFGWGRVGGEQKDWKFEFCRACYEYGKTQPDQCNLIYACVTK; encoded by the coding sequence GTGGAGAAAAAGGCCTCCAACTACACAACAGAGCGCAAGCTTGTAGCGAATTACGAGTGGAATAGAACTCACTATAAAACCTATAGCGGTATTCTCAGCTGCTTTTGCGCTCAATCCGTAATAGAAAATTCTTCTGGGGGAACGCTTCTCGATCTTGCATGTGGTGATGGAACCATTACAAGATTACTAAGCCCACACTTTGACAAAATTGTTGGTGTTGACGGATCTCAAAAACATTTAAAACTTGCACAAGAAAAGCTTCCTCATGCCGAATTCCACGCAAGTTTAATAGAAGAATTTGAATACAACGAACAATTCGATGTTACAACCCTCCTTCTTATTCTAGAACATGTTATAGATCCAGTTACATTGTTACAACACGTAACCAAATTTCTTAAACCAAATGGAAAGATGATTATTCAGGTTCCCAATGCTTTGGCCTGCAATAGAAGGATAGCAAAAATAATGGGGACAATCACAAGCGAATACGAGCTGTCGCCATTTGATATCAACATTGCTGGCCACAGAAGGTCCTACGACAAGGCTCTCCTGGTAAAAGACATCACAGCGGCTGGCCTTACCGTACAATCCACCGGTGGAATCTTTTACAAAATGCTTTCACAATCGCAAATGGACTGGTTTTTAGAAAACGGCCGATGGAATAACGAGTTTGGATGGGGCCGAGTTGGAGGTGAACAAAAAGATTGGAAATTTGAATTCTGCCGGGCATGTTATGAGTATGGCAAAACGCAGCCAGATCAATGCAATCTCATATACGCATGCGTAACAAAATAA
- a CDS encoding methyltransferase domain-containing protein: protein MTNCRFCNTPLTVTFTDLGTSPLSNAYVAKESISSEKYYPLHAYVCTNCLLVQVASFEDPDVIFSSDYAYYSSYSSSWLKHSEDYAKMIVKKFSLDNKSFVVEVASNDGYLLQFFQAQHIPHLGIEPTKNTADAALKKGIPTLREFFGKELANKLQTTDKSADLIVANNVLAHVPDLNDFIAGMKILLKASGIITIEFPHLLNLIQHNQFDTIYHEHFSYFSLATAQKIFAHHNLTIFDVDQIPTHGGSLRIYVRHTDDICKKVTTNIDAILAEEEKAGLTKLETYQQFQLKVEQLRAEFLSFLSDIQKKKGTIAGYGAPAKGNTFLNYCQITPSMLPFTVDKNPAKQNKYLPGTHIPIFHPGEIKKQKPNYVLILPWNLQEEITKELAYIKSWGGRFIVTSPKPKILS, encoded by the coding sequence GTGACTAATTGCCGCTTTTGCAATACCCCTCTCACCGTTACTTTTACTGATCTAGGAACATCACCTCTTTCCAACGCTTACGTCGCAAAAGAGAGCATCTCCTCAGAAAAGTACTACCCTCTTCATGCGTACGTATGCACCAACTGCCTCCTCGTCCAGGTTGCTTCATTTGAAGATCCCGATGTCATTTTCTCAAGTGATTATGCATATTATTCTTCATATTCAAGCTCCTGGCTCAAGCATTCTGAAGACTATGCAAAGATGATCGTCAAAAAGTTCAGTCTAGATAACAAAAGCTTTGTCGTAGAAGTAGCAAGCAACGACGGATACCTCCTCCAGTTTTTTCAAGCACAGCATATTCCGCACCTTGGAATAGAACCGACAAAAAACACAGCTGATGCCGCACTCAAAAAGGGCATCCCAACTCTACGCGAGTTTTTTGGAAAAGAATTAGCAAACAAACTACAAACCACAGATAAATCTGCTGATTTGATCGTTGCAAACAATGTCCTTGCACATGTTCCCGATCTAAATGATTTTATCGCCGGTATGAAGATTCTCTTGAAGGCATCAGGTATTATCACTATAGAGTTCCCACATCTTCTCAATCTGATACAACATAACCAATTTGATACGATATACCATGAACACTTTTCTTATTTCTCATTAGCTACAGCGCAAAAAATCTTTGCTCATCATAATCTGACCATCTTTGACGTAGACCAAATTCCGACTCATGGCGGATCACTGAGAATCTATGTAAGACATACAGATGATATCTGTAAAAAAGTTACTACGAACATAGATGCTATTCTTGCTGAAGAAGAAAAAGCTGGTCTTACAAAACTAGAAACGTATCAGCAGTTCCAACTCAAAGTTGAGCAGCTGAGGGCGGAGTTTTTATCTTTTCTTAGTGACATTCAAAAGAAGAAAGGCACAATCGCTGGATACGGTGCTCCCGCAAAGGGGAACACATTCTTAAATTATTGCCAGATTACTCCCAGTATGCTCCCTTTCACAGTTGACAAAAATCCCGCCAAACAAAACAAGTATTTACCCGGAACCCATATTCCCATTTTCCATCCCGGAGAAATAAAAAAGCAAAAACCTAACTATGTGCTCATTTTACCCTGGAACCTTCAAGAAGAAATCACCAAAGAGCTTGCATATATTAAGAGCTGGGGTGGTAGATTTATTGTTACTTCTCCGAAACCAAAGATTTTGTCATGA
- the rfbC gene encoding dTDP-4-dehydrorhamnose 3,5-epimerase, giving the protein MKFITLPLSGAFLIELEPHRDHRGYFERTWCKKEFETQGIVKPFVQTALSYNEQRGTLRGIHFQKKPHQEAKLISCIQGSAYDVIVDLRPTSVTFLQTFTAILSEEKHNAIYIPEGFAHGFQTLEDKTKLSYALTAYHHPDSASGIRWDDPTLSISWPIDTMIISKKDQDWDHVPRTTQSS; this is encoded by the coding sequence ATGAAATTTATCACCCTCCCACTAAGTGGAGCATTCTTAATTGAGCTGGAGCCACATCGTGATCATCGTGGATATTTTGAAAGAACCTGGTGCAAAAAAGAATTTGAAACACAAGGTATTGTCAAACCGTTTGTCCAAACAGCTCTTTCTTATAATGAGCAAAGGGGGACTCTCCGAGGAATTCACTTTCAAAAAAAGCCTCACCAGGAGGCAAAACTCATTTCATGTATTCAAGGATCTGCCTACGATGTCATTGTAGATCTGCGACCAACGTCTGTAACATTCCTCCAAACGTTTACAGCTATCCTTTCAGAGGAAAAACATAACGCTATTTATATTCCTGAAGGATTCGCTCACGGCTTTCAAACCCTCGAGGACAAGACAAAACTATCCTATGCTCTTACGGCCTATCATCATCCAGACAGTGCATCTGGGATCAGGTGGGATGACCCTACGCTTTCAATTTCGTGGCCTATTGATACGATGATAATCTCTAAAAAAGACCAAGACTGGGATCATGTACCAAGGACAACGCAGTCCTCATGA
- a CDS encoding DegT/DnrJ/EryC1/StrS family aminotransferase → MKDLMDTIKTIPITGPSITQKEIDAVCEAVTHGWYENATLNHRAFEQAFKEYIGVKHALFLSSCTAATHLALIALGVQPGDEIILPDSTWTACAEPIVWLGATPVFVDIDPHTWCISPQAIEAAITSKTRVIMPVDLYGNIPDMEAIRSIATRHNLPILEDAAEAIGSEFNGQKAGSFGDISVFSFHPTKTITTGEGGMLVTNSDLYYNTAVELHDHGRAPTDKSFQANRIGYKYKATGMQAALGLAQLKRIDELVNKKRQIFSWYETALQNVPGIHLNPSSPGLKNSYWLTTFILDPSLNTSKETFIQKMKDKKITCRPFFNPLSSMPAYQRFLPFGVNFKKKNKYAYAIGSLGINLPSGTTLTKSDVNYVCNAIQEYLGELT, encoded by the coding sequence ATGAAAGATCTTATGGACACGATAAAAACAATACCAATCACTGGCCCTTCGATTACGCAAAAAGAAATCGACGCTGTATGTGAAGCCGTCACACATGGATGGTACGAAAATGCCACACTCAACCATAGAGCATTCGAACAAGCATTTAAGGAGTATATAGGTGTAAAGCACGCCCTGTTTCTTTCATCATGCACTGCAGCTACCCACTTAGCTTTAATTGCCTTGGGAGTGCAACCCGGAGACGAAATAATTCTTCCCGACAGTACTTGGACCGCATGTGCTGAACCGATCGTTTGGCTAGGCGCAACACCTGTCTTTGTTGATATAGATCCCCACACATGGTGCATATCCCCACAAGCAATTGAAGCCGCCATTACTTCAAAAACACGCGTTATCATGCCCGTTGACTTGTATGGTAATATCCCAGACATGGAAGCAATCAGGTCTATCGCCACACGGCACAATCTTCCTATTCTAGAAGACGCTGCCGAGGCTATCGGCTCAGAATTTAATGGGCAAAAAGCAGGATCGTTTGGAGACATAAGTGTTTTCAGCTTTCATCCAACAAAAACCATTACCACTGGCGAAGGTGGTATGCTCGTAACCAATAGTGATCTCTATTATAATACCGCGGTAGAACTCCATGATCATGGAAGAGCTCCCACCGATAAATCGTTTCAGGCAAATCGTATCGGCTATAAATATAAAGCAACCGGGATGCAAGCAGCACTCGGACTAGCACAGCTCAAACGGATTGATGAACTCGTTAATAAAAAAAGACAAATTTTTTCTTGGTATGAAACTGCATTACAGAACGTTCCAGGCATTCATCTTAATCCCTCATCTCCCGGGCTAAAAAACTCATATTGGCTAACAACTTTTATCTTGGATCCATCGCTTAACACATCAAAAGAAACTTTTATTCAAAAGATGAAGGATAAAAAAATCACGTGTCGCCCATTTTTTAATCCACTCAGCTCTATGCCTGCATATCAACGGTTTTTACCCTTCGGTGTTAATTTCAAGAAAAAAAATAAATATGCATATGCAATTGGAAGCTTAGGTATCAACCTTCCATCAGGAACAACCCTTACAAAGAGCGATGTAAACTATGTATGCAATGCAATACAAGAATACTTGGGAGAACTTACTTGA